From Nicotiana tabacum cultivar K326 chromosome 22, ASM71507v2, whole genome shotgun sequence, one genomic window encodes:
- the LOC107822214 gene encoding elongation factor TuB, chloroplastic-like has protein sequence MASISAASATATASTKLAYPFSPSFSSSSSNTAAVFPSNSSKLVLSSSFTPTPSTLFLHSPTTTPSTTHPRRFTVRAARGKFERKKPHVNIGTIGHVDHGKTTLTAALTMALASMGNSAPKKYDEIDAAPEERARGITINTATVEYETENRHYAHVDCPGHADYVKNMITGAAQMDGAILVVSGADGPMPQTKEHILLAKQVGVPNMVVFLNKQDQVDDEELLELVELEVRELLSSYEFPGDEIPIISGSALLALEALMANPSIKRGENQWVDKIYQLMDNVDEYIPIPQRQTELPFLMAIEDVFSITGRGTVATGRVERGTVKVGEIVDIVGLKDTRNTTVTGVEMFQKILDEAMAGDNVGLLLRGIQKIDIQRGMVLAKPGTITPHTKFEALVYVLKKEEGGRHSPFFAGYRPQFYMRTTDVTGKVTAIMSDKGEESKMVMPGDRVNMVVELIMPVACEQGMRFAIREGGKTVGAGVIQKILE, from the coding sequence ATGGCTTCAATTTCAGCAGCTTCTGCAACAGCTACAGCTTCTACAAAGCTTGCTTACCCTTTTTCCCCTTCTTTctcaagcagtagcagcaacactGCTGCTGTATTCCCTTCAAATTCCTCAAAGCTTGTCCTTTCCTCTTCTTTTACACCCACCCCTTCAACCCTTTTCCTCCACTCACCAACAACTACTCCTTCCACCACCCACCCCCGTCGGTTCACTGTCCGCGCTGCACGTGGCAAATTCGAGCGTAAAAAACCCCACGTCAACATTGGTACAATTGGCCACGTTGACCATGGAAAGACCACACTCACAGCTGCTTTGACCATGGCGCTTGCCTCTATGGGCAACTCCGCCCCCAAGAAATATGACGAAATTGATGCTGCCCCTGAAGAAAGGGCGCGTGGTATTACTATCAACACTGCCACGGTGGAGTATGAAACGGAAAACAGACATTATGCCCACGTGGACTGCCCGGGGCATGCTGATTATGTCAAGAACATGATTACTGGTGCTGCCCAAATGGATGGGGCAATTCTTGTTGTGTCAGGTGCTGATGGCCCAATGCCACAGACTAAAGAGCATATTTTGTTAGCTAAGCAAGTGGGTGTCCCTAACATGGTTGTTTTCTTGAACAAACAAGACCAAGTTGATGATGAGGAGTTACTTGAGCTTGTTGAGTTGGAGGTAAGAGAATTATTGTCAAGTTATGAGTTCCCTGGTGATGAAATTCCTATTATTTCTGGTTCTGCACTTTTAGCTTTAGAGGCTTTGATGGCTAATCCTAGTATTAAAAGGGGTGAAAATCAATGGGTTGATAAGATTTATCAATTGATGGATAATGTTGATGAATATATCCCTATCCCACAAAGACAAACTGAATTGCCTTTCTTGATGGCTATTGAGGATGTTTTCTCGATCACCGGTAGAGGTACTGTGGCGACGGGGAGAGTAGAGAGAGGGACTGTTAAGGTTGGGGAAATTGTTGATATAGTTGGATTGAAGGATACTAGGAATACTACAGTGACAGGGGTTGAGATgtttcagaagattttggatgaAGCAATGGCAGGAGATAATGTGGGGTTGTTGTTGAGAGGTATTCAGAAGATTGATATTCAGAGAGGGATGGTGTTGGCGAAACCCGGAACGATTACTCCGCACACAAAGTTTGAAGCTTTGGTGTATGTGTTGAAGAAGGAAGAGGGGGGCAGGCATTCTCCGTTTTTCGCGGGTTATAGGCCTCAGTTTTACATGAGGACAACTGATGTGACTGGAAAGGTTACCGCGATTATGAGTGACAAAGGAGAGGAATCTAAGATGGTCATGCCTGGCGATCGTGTAAACATGGTGGTTGAGCTTATTATGCCTGTTGCCTGTGAGCAAGGGATGCGGTTTGCTATCAGGGAAGGAGGAAAGACTGTTGGAGCTGGTGTTATTCAGAAAATCTTAGAATGA